A window from Methylococcus mesophilus encodes these proteins:
- a CDS encoding DEAD/DEAH box helicase has translation MQSTEISFSFSDLAISAPILQAIREIGYETPSPIQAASIPHLLAGHDLLGQAQTGTGKTAAFALPILNGIDLERREPQALVLAPTRELALQVAEAFQSYARHLPDFHILPIYGGQSMDAQLRHLRRGVHVIVGTPGRVMDHLRRKSLSLDSLRTLVLDEADEMLRMGFIEDVEWILEHTPPQRQIALFSATMPEVIRKVAKRHLRHPKEAKIEAKTATVEAITQRYWLGSGAHKLDALTRILEVEDFDAMIIFVRTKVLTEELAEKLEARGYSASALNGDMSQALREKAVDRLKKNTLDILVATDVAARGLDVERISHVVNYDIPYDTEAYVHRIGRTGRAGRKGQAILFVAPREKRMLSAIEKATRQRIAEMRLPSHQDIAERRVEQFKAQVMATLEEENLDFFRPLVQQLGREQGISPTDIAAALTFLVQKDRPLVPDEKPAPAEYTPSGREPQKKFRDSEPRDKKPKRKEREDGGVLYRIDVGRNDGAAPKDIVGAIANEADIPGSAIGHIKLYDDFSTVSLPADMPKKSLKRLEKVWIVGKPINIRLWTGDAPAAPVFDKPKKKKKGYPKKNG, from the coding sequence ATGCAATCGACTGAAATTTCTTTTTCCTTTTCCGATCTGGCCATCTCGGCTCCCATTCTCCAGGCGATCCGCGAAATCGGCTACGAGACCCCCTCGCCCATCCAGGCGGCGAGCATTCCCCATCTCCTCGCCGGCCACGATCTGCTGGGCCAGGCCCAGACCGGCACCGGCAAGACCGCCGCTTTCGCCCTGCCGATCCTGAACGGCATCGATCTCGAGCGCCGCGAACCCCAGGCCCTGGTGCTGGCGCCGACCCGCGAGCTGGCGCTGCAAGTCGCCGAAGCCTTCCAGAGCTACGCCCGCCATCTGCCCGATTTCCACATCCTGCCGATCTACGGCGGCCAGTCGATGGACGCCCAGTTGCGCCATCTGCGCCGCGGCGTCCACGTCATCGTCGGCACGCCAGGCCGGGTGATGGACCATCTGCGCCGCAAGAGCCTCAGCCTGGACAGCCTGCGCACCCTGGTGCTGGACGAGGCAGACGAGATGCTGCGGATGGGCTTCATCGAAGACGTCGAGTGGATCCTGGAGCACACCCCGCCCCAGCGCCAGATCGCCCTGTTCTCGGCCACCATGCCGGAGGTGATCCGCAAGGTCGCCAAACGTCATCTGCGCCACCCCAAGGAAGCCAAGATCGAGGCCAAGACCGCGACCGTCGAGGCGATTACCCAGCGCTACTGGCTGGGCTCGGGCGCGCACAAGCTCGACGCGCTGACCCGCATCCTCGAAGTCGAGGACTTCGACGCCATGATCATCTTCGTCCGCACCAAGGTGCTGACGGAAGAACTGGCGGAAAAACTGGAGGCCCGCGGCTATTCCGCCTCCGCCCTGAACGGCGACATGAGCCAGGCGCTGCGTGAAAAGGCGGTCGACCGCTTGAAGAAAAACACCCTCGACATCCTGGTCGCCACCGACGTCGCCGCCCGCGGCCTGGACGTCGAACGCATCAGCCATGTGGTGAACTACGACATCCCCTACGACACCGAGGCCTACGTCCACCGCATTGGCCGCACCGGCCGCGCCGGGCGTAAAGGCCAGGCTATCCTGTTCGTCGCCCCGCGCGAAAAGCGCATGCTGAGCGCAATCGAAAAAGCCACCCGCCAGCGCATCGCCGAGATGCGCCTGCCCAGCCATCAGGACATCGCCGAACGCCGGGTCGAGCAGTTCAAGGCCCAGGTCATGGCGACGCTGGAAGAGGAGAACCTAGACTTCTTCCGGCCGCTGGTCCAGCAACTCGGAAGGGAACAGGGTATTTCGCCCACCGATATCGCTGCGGCTCTCACCTTCCTGGTCCAGAAGGACCGTCCGCTGGTTCCGGACGAGAAGCCCGCACCGGCCGAATACACCCCGTCCGGCCGCGAACCGCAGAAGAAATTCCGCGATAGCGAACCGCGGGACAAGAAACCCAAGCGCAAGGAGCGCGAAGACGGTGGCGTGCTCTACCGCATCGACGTGGGCCGCAACGACGGGGCCGCGCCCAAGGACATCGTGGGCGCCATCGCCAACGAAGCGGATATTCCCGGCAGCGCCATCGGCCACATCAAGCTGTACGACGACTTCAGCACGGTCAGCCTGCCGGCCGACATGCCTAAAAAGTCGCTGAAACGGCTGGAGAAAGTGTGGATCGTCGGCAAGCCGATCAACATCCGGCTCTGGACCGGCGACGCGCCTGCCGCACCGGTTTTCGACAAGCCGAAGAAGAAGAAGAAGGGTTATCCGAAGAAGAACGGCTGA
- a CDS encoding glycine zipper family protein, translating into MLKNISVLLISAVAVSGCATYTGWKPTYDTYKDPNAARISLDEEECRMMANEAGSAGTEALKGGAVGGLVGAAAGAAIGAAVGSPGTGAAIGAAAGGIGGATQQGVSGDEQYKRAFINCMRGRGHNVIN; encoded by the coding sequence ATGCTGAAGAATATATCGGTACTGCTGATCTCCGCCGTGGCCGTTTCGGGCTGCGCCACCTATACCGGCTGGAAGCCGACCTACGACACCTACAAGGATCCCAACGCGGCCCGCATTTCCCTCGATGAGGAGGAATGCCGGATGATGGCCAATGAAGCCGGCAGCGCGGGTACGGAAGCCCTGAAGGGCGGCGCAGTGGGCGGTCTGGTGGGTGCGGCGGCCGGTGCGGCGATCGGTGCGGCGGTGGGAAGCCCTGGGACAGGCGCGGCCATCGGTGCAGCGGCCGGCGGCATCGGCGGCGCTACCCAGCAGGGAGTCTCCGGCGACGAGCAGTACAAGCGCGCGTTCATCAACTGCATGCGCGGACGCGGCCACAACGTCATCAACTGA
- a CDS encoding long-chain-fatty-acid--CoA ligase, with protein MQASLPAALRQAAARFSSLPAVLADDRPIGFAEFDRSSDAIAAGLAARGVTKGERIGLYCINSAEFALAYVGILKTGAVVVPVNLLLSAEEVHYNLADAGVSGLIYHGHVSANASAVLDRLPGLKVRAGIGCDGSDGEVWRALLEDACAPPSVEFDALEDLAAILYTSGTTGHPKGAMLTHGNLLANTASVREALDWRPGEDRVLVVLPMFHAFAATVGMLTPLLHGCALAPLAKFEPDTVADTIGRHGATLFLGVPSMYALLCRLRDDRVARFGTIRLCVSGGAALPPTVMQQFQARFGLAIHEGDGPTECSPVTCVNPVGGPVKCGTVGLPVPGVEMKIVDEQGAELPVGEMGEIAVRGANVFKGYWKQPEATEESFRDGWFLTGDLGHVDEDGYFSIVDRKKDLIIVNGMNVYPRVIEDVLCRHPAIREVAVVGDPDPLHGERVVAYVVLETLATEAEIRAWCKPYLGRHEIPRHVVALEQLPRNAAGKILKRQLRRQGEVERGVDV; from the coding sequence ATGCAAGCATCACTCCCGGCTGCGCTCCGGCAGGCCGCAGCCCGCTTTTCGTCCCTTCCCGCCGTTTTGGCGGACGACCGGCCCATCGGGTTCGCCGAGTTCGACCGCTCCTCCGACGCCATCGCCGCGGGGCTTGCCGCCCGTGGTGTCACCAAGGGGGAGCGCATCGGTCTCTACTGCATCAATTCCGCGGAATTTGCCCTTGCCTACGTCGGTATCCTCAAGACCGGCGCCGTCGTCGTGCCCGTCAACCTGCTGCTCAGTGCCGAAGAGGTGCATTACAACCTTGCCGACGCCGGGGTCAGCGGGCTGATCTATCACGGCCACGTCTCGGCAAATGCCTCCGCCGTGCTGGATCGGCTTCCCGGCCTGAAGGTCCGCGCCGGCATCGGCTGCGACGGTTCGGACGGAGAGGTTTGGCGGGCCTTGCTGGAAGATGCCTGCGCGCCCCCGTCCGTCGAATTCGACGCTCTGGAAGACTTGGCCGCGATTCTCTACACCTCCGGCACGACCGGTCATCCCAAGGGCGCGATGTTGACCCACGGCAATCTGCTGGCGAATACCGCGAGCGTGCGGGAGGCCCTGGACTGGCGTCCCGGCGAGGACCGGGTGTTGGTGGTGCTGCCGATGTTCCATGCCTTCGCGGCCACCGTCGGCATGCTCACGCCGCTCCTCCACGGCTGTGCCCTGGCGCCGCTGGCGAAATTCGAGCCGGACACGGTCGCCGACACCATTGGCCGGCACGGGGCCACCCTGTTTCTCGGCGTGCCCAGCATGTATGCCTTGCTGTGCCGGCTGCGTGACGATCGAGTCGCTCGGTTCGGAACCATCCGCCTGTGCGTGTCCGGCGGCGCGGCCTTGCCGCCCACCGTCATGCAGCAGTTTCAGGCGCGTTTTGGCTTAGCCATTCACGAAGGCGACGGTCCCACCGAATGCTCGCCTGTCACCTGCGTCAACCCCGTGGGCGGCCCCGTCAAATGCGGCACGGTTGGCTTGCCGGTGCCGGGTGTGGAGATGAAGATCGTCGACGAGCAAGGCGCCGAACTGCCGGTCGGCGAGATGGGTGAAATCGCCGTGCGCGGCGCCAATGTCTTCAAAGGCTACTGGAAGCAGCCCGAAGCCACTGAAGAAAGCTTTCGCGACGGCTGGTTCCTCACCGGTGACCTGGGGCATGTCGACGAGGACGGCTATTTCAGCATCGTCGACCGCAAGAAGGACCTCATCATCGTCAACGGCATGAACGTCTATCCAAGGGTGATCGAAGACGTATTGTGCCGGCATCCGGCGATCCGCGAGGTGGCCGTGGTCGGCGATCCGGACCCGTTGCACGGCGAGCGGGTCGTGGCCTATGTCGTATTGGAAACCCTCGCCACCGAGGCGGAAATCCGCGCGTGGTGCAAACCCTATCTGGGGCGGCACGAGATCCCCCGCCATGTCGTAGCGCTCGAGCAACTGCCCAGGAACGCCGCCGGCAAGATATTGAAGCGGCAGTTGCGGCGGCAGGGGGAAGTGGAGCGTGGGGTGGATGTCTGA
- a CDS encoding iron-containing redox enzyme family protein, which produces MTGLRGLCRALLHGPADAETLRGASEFFESTLAKAVQAGTLPSFGNPWSPPVRPNPKEEAGRRIVLLALAPTLLLDGIWLARAARPATAHRLAECQLFELYCRSVGLDEPATSAPLKFRAKLTLAGATLPALDDPTFFHAPNIPDFAWALPAVQLCLFHRPRSYFPELLGWTLAHSLREPDWWDDGDAAETGHCRALARTALEACTDRDEGRVQAGWSLYCLSFTELLQEAAGQLARRLQAREAMASIVQAKRAHALGHHGRVLLAGRSLDEWLAQAGPEPLLDALRDSPYVDRTCAEESRLIRAMDFGGPMFGVFDAAERRVWLDWIEDERRSVGIAATGSAFIPRPNLVNRRPKSGPRSKRALYTALLDAESTSDIPGQATEAIERTLRLTRFFMQLQRGDRRFFPYDETAFHARIEAIYRHEIERYRPLAVPPRIGKDFCRWVILQLAPTILVDGCWLAGIATAAENLDTINRHLLKIYADELGNGRPKRNHPNVYRRLLDDLGIGLPPFASEAFANDPRFLDAAFDLPVYLLAIGQDPRRYFPELLGLNLAIELSGLGAGYMRLIDLLRDHGIDPAIIQLHLSIDNLASGHAARARDAVMIYMDEMERKGGAEVSHQVWRRIWTGYLSLYTAGLSLAWRLRSQLRSRRG; this is translated from the coding sequence ATGACCGGGCTGCGCGGCCTGTGCCGGGCGCTGCTGCACGGTCCCGCCGATGCCGAGACGCTTCGGGGGGCATCGGAATTCTTCGAGTCGACGCTCGCTAAGGCCGTGCAGGCCGGCACGCTCCCGAGCTTCGGGAATCCCTGGTCGCCACCGGTCCGGCCCAATCCAAAAGAAGAAGCCGGACGGCGCATCGTGCTTCTCGCCCTGGCGCCGACGCTTTTGCTGGATGGAATCTGGCTGGCCCGCGCCGCGCGGCCGGCCACGGCGCACCGCCTCGCCGAATGCCAGCTGTTCGAACTGTATTGCCGCAGCGTCGGCCTCGACGAGCCCGCCACCTCGGCTCCCTTGAAGTTCCGGGCAAAGCTCACCCTCGCCGGCGCGACTCTGCCTGCCCTGGACGATCCCACCTTCTTTCACGCTCCCAACATTCCCGATTTCGCCTGGGCGCTGCCGGCCGTCCAGCTTTGCCTGTTCCATCGCCCGCGCAGCTACTTCCCGGAACTGCTGGGTTGGACTCTGGCCCACAGCCTGCGGGAACCGGATTGGTGGGATGACGGCGATGCAGCCGAAACCGGCCACTGCCGCGCGTTGGCCCGCACCGCGCTGGAGGCTTGCACGGATCGCGACGAAGGTCGCGTCCAGGCCGGCTGGTCCCTTTACTGCCTGTCGTTCACCGAACTGCTCCAGGAAGCCGCCGGCCAATTGGCCCGCCGACTCCAGGCCAGAGAAGCGATGGCCAGTATCGTCCAGGCCAAACGCGCCCATGCCCTCGGCCATCACGGCAGGGTCTTGCTCGCCGGACGCAGCCTCGATGAATGGCTGGCGCAGGCCGGTCCGGAACCGCTGCTCGACGCGCTGCGCGATTCGCCCTACGTGGACCGAACCTGCGCGGAAGAAAGCCGGCTGATCCGCGCCATGGACTTCGGCGGACCGATGTTCGGCGTGTTCGATGCCGCCGAGCGGCGGGTTTGGCTGGACTGGATCGAAGATGAGCGCCGGAGCGTCGGCATTGCGGCGACCGGCTCGGCCTTCATTCCACGGCCGAATCTCGTGAACCGACGGCCAAAGTCCGGCCCTCGCTCGAAGCGTGCGTTATACACCGCCCTGCTGGACGCCGAGTCGACGTCAGATATCCCCGGACAAGCCACCGAGGCCATAGAACGGACTCTCCGCCTGACCCGCTTTTTCATGCAACTGCAACGAGGTGACCGCCGTTTTTTCCCCTACGATGAGACGGCTTTCCACGCCCGCATCGAAGCCATATACCGGCACGAAATCGAGCGTTACCGCCCGCTCGCCGTGCCGCCTCGGATCGGCAAGGATTTCTGCCGATGGGTCATCCTCCAGCTCGCGCCCACCATCCTGGTCGACGGCTGCTGGCTGGCCGGCATCGCCACGGCTGCCGAAAACCTGGATACCATCAACCGCCATCTGCTGAAAATCTACGCCGACGAACTGGGCAACGGCCGACCCAAACGCAACCATCCCAACGTCTACCGCCGCCTGCTCGACGACCTCGGCATCGGGCTGCCGCCGTTCGCGAGCGAAGCCTTTGCCAATGACCCGCGCTTCCTGGATGCCGCCTTCGACCTACCCGTCTACCTCCTCGCCATCGGCCAGGACCCCCGCCGCTATTTCCCAGAACTGCTCGGTCTCAATCTCGCCATCGAACTCAGCGGACTCGGCGCCGGCTACATGCGGCTGATCGACCTGCTGCGCGACCATGGGATCGACCCCGCCATCATCCAGTTGCACCTCAGCATCGACAATCTCGCCTCCGGGCATGCCGCCCGGGCAAGGGATGCCGTCATGATTTACATGGACGAAATGGAACGGAAGGGCGGCGCGGAGGTTTCACACCAGGTATGGAGGAGAATCTGGACCGGCTATCTCTCGCTCTACACCGCCGGGCTGAGCCTGGCCTGGCGGCTTCGCTCCCAGCTACGAAGCCGGCGAGGTTGA
- a CDS encoding carbamoyltransferase family protein: MRPSKARTYYLGLCLTYHDPALAIVGPDGGILFAEAAERRLQSKRALNAPPDDLFQTPALLHAHCADADEFVIACNWQESRPLHEHLARWLGWLSPEGILADAGRRLHAWLEPHQLYHMQAAQHHALKSRLLNLARSLRRDFPGVPVRIRGYDHHLSHAALACYGSPFETAACAVIDSYGETGSMAFFDYRNGRLRPVAKLEGPQSLGFYYMKLTELCGFDWLGGEEWKVMGLASYGRADAEVMGWLRDMMQVDGLRLKTGHDVFFDRLQRLESRRRHPEQAPEAAADLAHTGQLFFAETVNRLLANFHARGFSEHLALAGGCALNSVCNGQIPGGTPFRALYVPPAPADDGTALGAAWLAFREDHPGQSFEPGGLSPYLGSEIAAPDIERFARYAGLPVRHLPGDALIGSAAELLTQGKVLGWLQGKAEFGPRSLGNRSILADPRHAETGERINREVKFRERFRPYAPAILHEHGPDWFEAYQESRYMERTLRFRPEARKRVPAVVHVDGTGRLQTVKQSWNPRFHALLEAFHRLSGVPVLLNTSFNVMGKPMVHSMEDAFGVFLGSGLDALVAGDYLFTKPETLP, translated from the coding sequence ATGCGGCCATCAAAAGCGAGAACCTATTATCTCGGCCTGTGCCTGACCTACCATGATCCGGCCCTGGCGATCGTCGGTCCGGACGGCGGCATCCTGTTCGCCGAAGCCGCCGAGCGCCGGCTCCAGAGCAAGCGGGCCTTGAACGCCCCGCCAGACGACCTGTTCCAAACGCCTGCACTGTTGCACGCGCATTGCGCCGACGCCGACGAATTCGTCATTGCCTGCAACTGGCAGGAGTCGCGCCCTCTGCACGAGCATCTCGCACGCTGGCTGGGATGGCTGTCGCCTGAGGGCATCCTTGCCGATGCAGGCCGCCGGCTCCATGCCTGGCTGGAGCCCCATCAGCTCTATCATATGCAAGCCGCCCAGCACCATGCCTTGAAAAGCCGGCTGCTCAACCTTGCACGAAGCCTGCGCCGCGATTTTCCCGGCGTCCCGGTCCGTATCCGGGGCTACGACCACCACCTCAGCCATGCCGCGCTGGCCTGTTACGGCAGCCCCTTCGAGACCGCGGCCTGCGCCGTGATCGACTCATACGGCGAAACCGGATCGATGGCGTTCTTCGACTACCGCAACGGCCGGCTGCGCCCCGTGGCCAAACTCGAGGGACCGCAGAGTCTGGGATTCTACTATATGAAGCTCACCGAACTCTGCGGATTCGACTGGCTCGGCGGCGAGGAATGGAAAGTCATGGGGCTCGCCTCCTACGGGCGCGCGGACGCGGAAGTGATGGGCTGGCTACGGGACATGATGCAGGTGGACGGCCTGCGCCTGAAGACCGGCCACGATGTGTTTTTCGACCGGCTGCAACGGCTCGAATCCCGCCGGCGGCATCCGGAGCAAGCGCCGGAAGCCGCTGCCGACCTCGCCCATACAGGCCAGCTTTTTTTCGCCGAAACCGTCAATCGGCTGCTCGCCAACTTCCACGCTCGCGGATTTTCCGAACACCTCGCGCTGGCCGGCGGCTGCGCGCTGAACTCGGTATGCAACGGCCAGATTCCGGGCGGGACGCCGTTCCGGGCGCTGTACGTGCCGCCGGCGCCGGCCGACGACGGCACCGCGCTGGGGGCGGCATGGCTCGCCTTCCGGGAAGATCACCCCGGGCAATCCTTCGAACCGGGCGGTCTCTCCCCTTATCTCGGCAGCGAAATCGCGGCCCCGGACATCGAACGCTTCGCCCGCTACGCCGGCTTGCCGGTTCGGCACCTCCCCGGAGATGCCCTCATCGGCAGCGCGGCCGAACTGCTGACCCAAGGCAAGGTCCTGGGCTGGCTTCAGGGCAAGGCCGAATTCGGCCCCCGCTCGCTCGGCAACCGCTCCATCCTGGCCGATCCCCGCCATGCCGAAACCGGCGAGCGCATCAACCGCGAGGTAAAGTTCCGCGAACGCTTCCGGCCCTATGCTCCCGCCATCCTGCACGAACACGGCCCCGACTGGTTCGAGGCCTATCAGGAATCCCGGTACATGGAGCGTACCCTGCGGTTCCGGCCGGAGGCACGGAAGCGGGTGCCGGCGGTGGTGCATGTGGACGGTACCGGCCGGTTGCAGACCGTCAAACAGAGTTGGAATCCGCGCTTTCATGCCCTTCTGGAAGCATTCCACCGGCTGAGTGGGGTGCCGGTATTGCTCAACACCAGTTTCAACGTCATGGGGAAGCCCATGGTGCACAGCATGGAAGACGCCTTCGGTGTATTCCTGGGATCGGGCCTGGACGCCCTGGTCGCCGGCGATTATCTCTTCACCAAACCGGAGACACTGCCATGA
- a CDS encoding fatty acid desaturase, producing MSILSKTRSEAIWPLPWWTGYGLSLVFPLAVLGFLATGPHRPAAALLWTLPMLGLLLAEYFGPAETRVVQEDAPHLFFDGILYLLAGLQVLNLILLGRLVSQLGWTGFSEIVASLADMFAIRAMVSADFVCAGICPAHELMHRRSRLQRRLGRLLLASLGYDHFYVAHKQGHHARLGTADDPSTAHRGENFEDFYRRGLRQQWRIAWSDRRGAAVAGLVFELAWLALYAALFGLLAALVLLHQARGAVRTLESVNYFQHYGLTEDSGQSGAIAWRNDSALSLFMFLGLSRHADHHLRPGVSYAELRTTPKGPGMPYGYMGMALWVQRRNESYRRWAEAHLERVAASESAWSTRRTPGVRQSEAGLVETP from the coding sequence ATGAGCATTCTATCGAAAACCCGATCGGAGGCCATTTGGCCGCTGCCGTGGTGGACCGGCTACGGACTCAGCCTGGTGTTTCCTCTGGCCGTGCTCGGGTTTCTCGCCACCGGTCCGCACCGGCCGGCGGCTGCGCTGCTCTGGACTCTGCCCATGCTCGGCCTGCTGCTGGCCGAGTATTTCGGTCCGGCGGAAACCCGCGTGGTGCAGGAAGATGCGCCGCATCTTTTCTTCGACGGCATCCTCTATTTGCTGGCCGGACTGCAGGTGCTGAACCTGATCCTGCTCGGCCGGCTGGTGTCGCAACTCGGCTGGACTGGATTTTCCGAAATCGTGGCGAGCCTGGCCGATATGTTCGCGATACGGGCGATGGTCTCCGCGGATTTCGTCTGCGCGGGCATCTGTCCGGCCCATGAGCTGATGCATCGGCGCTCCCGTCTGCAACGAAGGCTGGGACGGCTGCTGCTCGCCTCGCTCGGCTACGACCATTTCTACGTCGCGCACAAGCAGGGACATCATGCCCGGCTGGGAACGGCCGACGACCCCTCGACTGCGCACAGAGGGGAGAACTTCGAGGATTTCTATCGGCGCGGGCTTCGCCAGCAATGGCGCATCGCCTGGTCGGACCGGCGGGGGGCGGCGGTGGCGGGGTTGGTGTTCGAACTGGCATGGCTGGCGCTCTACGCCGCGCTGTTCGGCTTGCTGGCAGCACTGGTGCTGCTGCATCAGGCGCGAGGCGCGGTACGGACCCTGGAATCGGTGAATTATTTCCAGCACTACGGCCTGACCGAAGATTCCGGCCAGAGCGGGGCGATCGCATGGCGCAATGATTCGGCCCTCAGCCTGTTCATGTTCCTCGGGCTCAGCCGCCATGCCGATCACCATCTTCGGCCCGGCGTGAGCTATGCGGAGTTGCGGACTACGCCGAAGGGACCGGGGATGCCTTATGGCTATATGGGCATGGCGCTGTGGGTGCAACGCCGGAACGAGAGCTACCGTCGATGGGCCGAAGCGCACCTTGAACGGGTCGCTGCTTCAGAGAGCGCTTGGTCGACGCGGCGAACACCTGGGGTCAGGCAATCGGAAGCGGGTCTTGTGGAAACACCGTGA
- a CDS encoding chromate resistance protein ChrB domain-containing protein has translation MKYSWLVLILTLPTHNATGRMRVWRALKAVGCGVLRDGVYLLPNRPGHRQALRVQAEEVVAGGGSAHVLVLDGENQEQQQTFEALFDRSSEYGKLVDAVRQAVDLELESAEPARLRRQVTRLRKEFETVAALDYFPGAARDQAAAALEELEHAASDRLTPDEPHAAHRRIKRLQLKDYQGRLWATRRRPWVDRLASAWLVRRFLDPEARFLWLASPADCPPDAVGFDFDGAAFTHVGAKVTFEVLLASFGLTDAALQRLGALVRYLDVGGIPVPEAAGLEALMRGMHQRLADDDALLAEAQEVFDSFHQAFSENGA, from the coding sequence ATGAAATACTCTTGGCTGGTCCTTATCCTCACTCTGCCCACTCATAACGCCACCGGCCGCATGCGCGTCTGGCGCGCGCTCAAAGCCGTCGGGTGCGGTGTATTGCGGGATGGCGTCTATCTTTTGCCCAACCGGCCGGGACATAGGCAGGCCTTGCGGGTGCAGGCCGAAGAGGTGGTCGCCGGAGGGGGCAGCGCCCACGTACTGGTTCTGGACGGCGAGAATCAGGAGCAACAGCAGACTTTTGAGGCGCTGTTCGACCGTTCAAGCGAATACGGCAAGCTGGTCGATGCGGTCCGGCAAGCTGTCGATCTGGAACTGGAATCGGCGGAACCCGCCCGCCTGCGAAGGCAAGTGACACGGCTGCGCAAGGAATTCGAGACGGTCGCGGCCTTGGATTACTTCCCCGGTGCCGCGCGCGACCAAGCCGCCGCGGCGTTGGAAGAGTTGGAGCATGCGGCGAGCGACCGGTTGACGCCGGATGAGCCCCATGCCGCCCACCGGCGGATCAAGCGGCTGCAGCTCAAGGATTATCAGGGCCGGCTTTGGGCCACCCGCCGCCGTCCCTGGGTTGACCGCCTCGCCAGCGCCTGGCTGGTCCGGCGCTTCCTTGACCCCGAAGCCCGTTTTCTCTGGCTGGCCTCGCCGGCCGATTGTCCTCCTGATGCGGTGGGCTTCGATTTCGATGGCGCAGCTTTCACCCATGTGGGTGCCAAGGTCACCTTCGAAGTGCTGCTGGCCAGCTTTGGCTTGACGGACGCCGCCCTGCAACGCCTGGGGGCGCTGGTGCGCTACCTGGATGTCGGCGGAATCCCGGTTCCGGAAGCGGCAGGGCTGGAAGCACTCATGCGGGGCATGCATCAGCGGCTGGCGGATGACGACGCTCTCCTGGCCGAAGCACAAGAGGTATTCGATTCCTTCCATCAGGCCTTTTCGGAAAACGGCGCATGA
- the chrA gene encoding chromate efflux transporter yields the protein MNISQSTPVRPPVPTLGQAFWYWLKLGFISFGGPAGQIAIMHHDLVEKKRWISERRYLHALNYCMLLPGPEAQQLATYIGWLMHRTWGGVIAGGLFVLPSLLILILLGWIYLAFGQVPAVAGVLYGIKPAVTAIVVFAAYRIGSRALKNWVLWGTAALAFVAIFVFDAPFPLIVLGAAVLGAIGGKLMPRKFALGGGHGPAKDNYGPALIDDDTPVPAHARFTWAGLLKVVLAGLILWGAAIGFLGARYGWDGALTQMGWFFTKAALLTFGGAYAVLPYVYQGAVEHYQWLTPPQMIDGLALGETTPGPLIMVVTFVGFVAGWAKALFGSDQLFLAGATAAFVVTYFTFLPSFLFILAGGPLVESTHGNLKFTAPLTAITAAVVGVILNLAAFFAWHVFWPQGPSGLFDRVAALIGLGALLALFRYRIGVIPLIGASGLAGLLFTFLPPWLIQAGVLP from the coding sequence ATGAACATCTCCCAATCGACACCCGTCCGGCCCCCGGTTCCAACTTTGGGACAAGCCTTCTGGTACTGGCTCAAGCTCGGCTTCATCAGTTTCGGCGGTCCCGCAGGGCAGATTGCCATCATGCACCACGACCTGGTCGAGAAAAAACGCTGGATTTCCGAGCGCCGTTACCTGCATGCCCTCAATTACTGCATGCTGCTGCCGGGGCCGGAAGCCCAGCAACTGGCGACCTATATCGGCTGGCTGATGCACCGCACCTGGGGCGGCGTGATCGCCGGCGGACTGTTCGTCCTGCCCTCGCTGCTGATCTTGATCCTGCTGGGCTGGATTTACCTGGCATTCGGCCAGGTACCTGCCGTTGCCGGCGTACTGTACGGCATCAAGCCGGCGGTGACCGCCATCGTGGTGTTCGCGGCTTACCGCATTGGCTCTCGCGCCTTGAAGAATTGGGTGTTATGGGGCACGGCGGCGTTGGCGTTCGTGGCCATCTTCGTCTTTGATGCACCCTTTCCCCTGATCGTGCTGGGGGCGGCGGTCCTGGGCGCCATTGGCGGAAAACTCATGCCGCGGAAATTCGCCTTGGGTGGCGGCCATGGCCCGGCCAAGGACAATTACGGCCCTGCGCTCATTGACGATGACACGCCGGTTCCCGCTCATGCCCGCTTCACCTGGGCGGGACTACTCAAAGTCGTCCTGGCGGGCTTGATCCTCTGGGGCGCTGCGATCGGCTTCCTCGGCGCGCGCTACGGCTGGGACGGTGCGCTCACGCAGATGGGCTGGTTTTTCACCAAGGCGGCCCTCCTGACCTTCGGCGGCGCCTACGCGGTGCTCCCCTACGTCTACCAGGGCGCGGTCGAGCATTACCAATGGCTGACTCCCCCTCAGATGATCGACGGCCTCGCCTTGGGCGAGACCACGCCGGGACCGCTCATCATGGTCGTGACCTTCGTCGGGTTCGTCGCCGGCTGGGCCAAGGCGCTGTTCGGCTCGGACCAGCTTTTTCTTGCGGGCGCCACAGCCGCTTTCGTGGTGACCTATTTCACTTTCCTGCCCAGTTTCTTGTTCATCTTGGCCGGCGGCCCCCTGGTGGAATCCACCCACGGCAATCTCAAGTTCACTGCCCCACTGACGGCAATCACCGCCGCTGTGGTGGGCGTCATCCTCAATCTGGCCGCGTTCTTTGCCTGGCACGTGTTCTGGCCGCAAGGCCCTTCGGGACTTTTCGACAGGGTTGCCGCCCTGATCGGTTTGGGTGCGCTGCTGGCGCTGTTTCGCTACAGGATCGGGGTTATTCCGCTGATCGGCGCCTCGGGCCTCGCCGGGCTTTTGTTCACTTTCCTCCCGCCCTGGCTGATCCAGGCGGGAGTGCTGCCATGA